A stretch of DNA from bacterium:
TCGGCGCGGCCGCGATCGCGGTGGCCGCCGCGTTCGTCGCGCTCGGCCGCGGCGGTCATCCCGGTCAGTCCGGCGCCGAAGTCGTACAGGTATCGTCCGCGGACACGCGCGCCGCTTCGACGGCCCAGCGCTCGCCGGAGCCCCCGGCGGCGGCAGACCCGGGGGCCGCCGGCATGGACGCCGGCGACATTCTCGAGCCCATGGCCGCGCAGCTCGCCGACCTGCTCGAGCACCTCCGGGAGCAATGCGCCGCCGCGCGCCGGGGCGAAGATGCGCCGATCCTCTCGCCGGCGACGCGGTGCGTCGATGCCGCCGAGGCGGCGGCCGGCACGGTGGAGTTCGTGCGCGGCACACTGGCGAGCGCAGCCGGGCGAGACGTCCCCGGCTCGGTACGAGCGCGGTGGGCGCGCGACCTCGAGGCCGCGGGCGCCGAGATCCGGACGTCGCTCGCGCCGTGGCAGGAGTCGCTCCGGCGGAACTTGGCGTCCGGCGGCCCCTCGCCCGCAGCATTTCGCGATGCGGCGCGCCTCCGCGACCGGATTGCCCGCGTGCTGGCGCAACTGAACGAGCCGTAGCGTGAGCGCGGTCGCGGGGAGCCCAAGTAGAAAGACGCCGGCCGGCCGGCTAAACGTCCCCGCGCGAGGTGGAGTCTCGTGAAGACAAGCGCGGCGTTCGCGGCGGTCGTACTCGCCAGCTTAGGCCTTCTCGTGTGGCTAGCGACAAGCACACGTTACTATCAGTGGGACAACTCTCGCGGTGTCGTGTACCGCGACGACGGCTGGACCGGGATGCGCGAAATCCAGCTGTGCACCGACGAGCACCACGGCGGCCGCGTCATCCAGGCCTGTCACTGGGCGCGCGATCCGTTTGAAACCCGGGCACACCCGCAACCCGACGGCATGCGCCTGCCGGACGGCGCCGCGGGAAGCGCGCGATCACCGTAAAATGACCGCCGAGAGCGGGCCGGGCCACGGGATCTCGGCCTTGTCCTCGTTCTTGCGCGAGCCTATAGCATCGTCCCCCGGCCGGGGTACTCTATGTAGCAGGGGCACCGGCCGGGAGGTGGCGTCGCCGCATGAGCATCACCGCGGGCATCATCGAGGCGGAACGATTCTACGCCGATGCGCTCCGTGCGCTCGTGCGCAGCCGGATTCCGTTCATGATCGGCGGCGCGTACGCCCTGCGCGTGTACGCCGGCATCGTGCGCCACACGAAGGATCTCGATGTGTTCTGCGCGCGGCGCGACCGGGCCCGCATCCTGCGCGTCCTCGCCAAGTCCGGCGAGCGAGTGGAACACACCGACCCCACGTGGATCGTCAAAGTCTACCGGGGCGATCTCTTCATCGACGTGATCTACGGCTCCGGCAACGGGATCTGCCCGGTCGACCGGCTGTGGTTCGAGCACGCGCGGCCGGCGCGGCTGCTCGGGTCGCGGGTCCGGCTGATTCCCCCCGAGGAGATGATCTGGAGTAAGGCGTTCGTACAGGACCGCTACCGGTACGACGGCGCCGACATCGCGCACGTTCTCCGCCGGCAGGGGCCGACGCTCGATTGGCGGCGGCTCGTCGACCGGTTGGGACCGGAGTGGGAGATCCTGCTCGCGCACCTCATCAATTTCCGATTCACCTACCCGGCCGAGCGGGACGTCGTTCCGTCGTGGGTGCTGCGCGAGCTGCTCTCGCGCCTCGAGCATTCGCAGAACGATGCCGGTCGCGGACGGGACCCGGCGGCGGCGGTCTGCCGGGGGACGCTGCTCACGCCCCACGACTACGTCCCCGACGTGACCGCGTGGGGCTACGCCGACGCGCGCGCCGACGTCGCGCGGCGGGCACGGCGGAAGGTCGGAGGCAGGCGTGCGCATCGCCGCGCTGGGTGACCTGCACATCCGCGAGGCGGTGCCCGAGCCCCTGCGGCGGGCGTTCGCGGAGGTGAACGACCGCGCGGACGTGCTCGTGCTCTGCGGCGACCTGACCGATCACGGGTTCATCAAGGAGGCGGACGTCCTCGCGGAGGCGCTCGGAGTCTGCCGGATCCCGAAGATCGCGGTGCTCGGCAACCACGACTACGAGAGCACGCCGCCGGAGGAACTCGTCAAAGTCCTGACACGCACCGGGCTGATGGTCTTCGCCACGGAGCCCTGGACCCTCGACGGCGTAGGATTCGTCGGCGCGAAGGGGTTCGCGGGTGGCTTCGGCCGCCTCGCCCTCCAGCCTTGGGGCGAGCACGCGGTGAAGCAGTTCGTCCAGGACGCCGTGAACGAGGGCGTCATCCTCGAGCGGGCGCTCCACCGGCTCAAAACCGAGCAGGGCATCGAGCGGACCGTCGCCGTCCTCCACTACGCGCCGATTCGCGAGACGGTCCAGGGCGAGCCGCTCGAGGTCTTTCCGTTTCTCGGGTCGTCGCGCCTCGTCGACCCGCTGGACCGGTTCGGCGTCGCCGCCATCCTGCACGCGCACGCCCACCACGGCTCACCCGAAGGGCGCACGCCGCAGGGCATCCCCGTCTACAACGTCTCGCTGCCGGTGCTGCGGCAGGTCAACCCCGAGCAAGACTACCGGTTGATCGAAGTGTAAGCCGCGCGGCCCGCGCCCCGCCTCCGCCGGTCGCCGGAGGGGTTCGGAACGCGGGACCGAATTTCTGGCCCAACCCCGAAGCGACAATCGAGGTGCGATCAATGGGCGAGGAGCGCTTGCACAGCAGGACGAGCCGCCGCGAGTTTCTGACGAGCGCGGCGCTGGCCGGCCTATCCGTCACGTCCCCGGGCTGGCTGCCGCGGGGCGCCGCGGCGGCCGCGAAACGCGGGGGTACCATGGCTGTGACCGGGCACCAGGAGATCTCGAGCCTGAGCCCCGACGATTCCGGGCCAACCGTCATCTGGACGGCCGTCACGCAGATTCACAACGCCCTTTTGGAACTCGACGAGAATTTCAATCTCGTTCCCACCCTGGCCGCGTCGTACGCGGCGGCGCCGGACGGCATGTCGTACACGTTCAAGCTCGTGCACGGCGTCAAGTTTCACGACGGCACCGCGTTCACCGCCGACGACGTAAAGTACACCTACGAGTGGTACATGAACCCCGCGAACCACGCCGTTCAGGCCAACAACTTCAAGGGCGTGGGGTCGGTCGAAACCCTCGACAGGTACACCGTCCGGGTGAAGATGAGCGAGCCCAACGCGGCGTTCCTGGCCAAGGGCGCGTCCACGATGATCGTCCCGGCGGCCTATCACGGCCGGCTCGGCGAGAAAGCCTACAAAAACGCGCCGATCGGCACCGGGGCGTTCCGCCTCAAGGAATGGCGGCCCTCCGAGCACACGCTGGTCCAGGCGTTCGATCAGCATTTCCGCGGCCGGCCGTATCTCGACTTCTTCCGGGTCGACATCGTGCCCGAGCCCTCGGT
This window harbors:
- a CDS encoding nucleotidyltransferase family protein, with the translated sequence MSITAGIIEAERFYADALRALVRSRIPFMIGGAYALRVYAGIVRHTKDLDVFCARRDRARILRVLAKSGERVEHTDPTWIVKVYRGDLFIDVIYGSGNGICPVDRLWFEHARPARLLGSRVRLIPPEEMIWSKAFVQDRYRYDGADIAHVLRRQGPTLDWRRLVDRLGPEWEILLAHLINFRFTYPAERDVVPSWVLRELLSRLEHSQNDAGRGRDPAAAVCRGTLLTPHDYVPDVTAWGYADARADVARRARRKVGGRRAHRRAG
- a CDS encoding metallophosphoesterase, giving the protein MRIAALGDLHIREAVPEPLRRAFAEVNDRADVLVLCGDLTDHGFIKEADVLAEALGVCRIPKIAVLGNHDYESTPPEELVKVLTRTGLMVFATEPWTLDGVGFVGAKGFAGGFGRLALQPWGEHAVKQFVQDAVNEGVILERALHRLKTEQGIERTVAVLHYAPIRETVQGEPLEVFPFLGSSRLVDPLDRFGVAAILHAHAHHGSPEGRTPQGIPVYNVSLPVLRQVNPEQDYRLIEV